The Leptodactylus fuscus isolate aLepFus1 chromosome 3, aLepFus1.hap2, whole genome shotgun sequence genome has a segment encoding these proteins:
- the SOCS5 gene encoding suppressor of cytokine signaling 5: protein MDKVGKMWNTFKYRCQNLFSHEDDGNQTSVVDVNANRCLGGGEKAEPSSSQSPLSSANPLHRNISTELSLTACSSANRRNPNCVSEMPQLVEISIEKDNDIGLSAGVRLARRDSYTRHAPWGGKKKHSCSTKTQNSLDPDKKIVRQRSGLPRRDRRHVVGSVHDMEVVSSRAIGSRSLRQRLNETVGLCFPMRTYNRPSKPLFATKRKIHLSELMLEKCPFPPGSDLAQKWHLIKQHTAPVSPHSSILDTFEQTLSTEDEEDRLRERRRLSIEEGVDPPPNAQIHTFEATAQVNPVYKLGPKLAPGMADMSADNNAASHGGCESEEDGTTLCLQSRRQKQRQFSGDSHMQTNRQGAWKVHTQIDYIHCLVPDLVEITSNPCYWGVMDRYEAEALLEGRPEGTFLLRDSAQEDYLFSVSFRRYNRSLHARIEQWNHNFSFDAHDPCVFHSSTVTGLLEHYKDPSSCMFFEPLLTVPLNRTFPFSLQYICRAVICRSTTYDGIDLLPLPSMLQDFLKEYHYKQKVRVRWLEREPIKSK, encoded by the coding sequence ATGGATAAAGTTGGAAAAATGTGGAATACATTCAAGTATCGGTGCCAGAATCTCTTTAGCCATGAAGACGATGGAAACCAAACCAGTGTGGTGGATGTTAATGCAAACAGGTGTTTGGGTGGTGGGGAGAAAGCAGAACCTTCCTCTAGTCAGTCGCCCTTGTCGTCAGCAAACCCATTACACAGGAACATCTCGACCGAACTAAGCTTGACCGCCTGCAGTAGCGCCAATAGGAGAAATCCCAACTGTGTATCTGAAATGCCACAGCTAGTTGAAATTAGTATCGAAAAAGACAATGATATCGGCCTTAGTGCTGGCGTCCGTCTGGCGCGAAGGGACTCGTACACTCGCCATGCTCCATGGGGCGGCAAAAAGAAACATTCTTGTTCCACCAAAACTCAGAACTCTCTCGACCCTGATAAGAAAATTGTCAGGCAAAGAAGTGGACTCCCAAGACGAGACCGAAGACATGTCGTAGGATCTGTTCACGACATGGAGGTCGTGTCTAGTAGAGCGATCGGTAGTCGCAGTTTAAGACAGAGACTCAATGAGACTGTAGGGTTATGTTTTCCTATGAGAACATACAACAGACCATCAAAGCCACTCTTTGCAACCAAGAGAAAAATTCATCTTTCGGAGCTAATGCTTGAAAAATGTCCCTTTCCTCCAGGTTCGGACCTGGCTCAGAAATGGCACCTGATTAAGCAACATACGGCCCCCGTCAGTCCACACTCAAGCATATTGGATACCTTCGAGCAGACTCTTTCCACTGAAGACGAAGAAGACCGATTACGCGAAAGGCGTAGACTTAGCATTGAAGAAGGGGTCGACCCTCCTCCCAATGCCCAGATCCACACATTCGAAGCTACAGCACAAGTTAACCCAGTATATAAGCTTGGACCAAAACTTGCTCCTGGCATGGCTGACATGTCGGCGGACAACAATGCAGCGTCGCACGGCGGTTGTGAGTCTGAAGAAGACGGCACGACTCTCTGTCTACAGTCCCGTCGACAGAAGCAGCGCCAGTTTTCTGGAGACAGCCATATGCAAACGAATAGACAGGGGGCTTGGAAAGTCCACACACAGATCGATTATATTCACTGCCTTGTGCCAGATCTAGTAGAGATTACTAGTAACCCCTGTTATTGGGGCGTCATGGATCGCTACGAGGCAGAAGCGTTGCTGGAAGGCCGGCCAGAAGGCACCTTTTTGCTCAGGGATTCCGCACAAGAGGACTACCTTTTCTCTGTGAGCTTCCGTCGCTACAACCGATCTCTGCACGCCCGCATTGAGCAATGGAATCATAACTTCAGCTTCGACGCCCACGATCCCTGTGTATTTCACTCCTCCACTGTTACGGGACTCTTAGAACACTATAAAGATCCTAGCTCTTGCATGTTTTTCGAACCCTTACTGACGGTACCCTTAAATAGGACTTTCCCGTTTAGCCTGCAGTACATCTGCCGGGCGGTCATTTGCAGGTCTACCACCTACGATGGTATCGATTTACTTCCTTTGCCATCCATGTTACAAGACTTCCTTAAGGAATATCATTATAAGCAAAAGGTCAGAGTGCGGTGGTTGGAGCGGGAGCCGATTAAGTCGAAATAA